In Nicotiana tabacum cultivar K326 chromosome 2, ASM71507v2, whole genome shotgun sequence, the following proteins share a genomic window:
- the LOC107759927 gene encoding acetylajmalan esterase, with the protein MASIALAFLFLSTAFSLSFFSNAKETAPICPFNSIYQLGDSLADTGNRILIPGIPPTFHAGHLPYGETYFGKPTGRFSDGLLMIDYIAIALKLPLLNPYLSKNSSFIHGVNFAVVGSTALDKSFFDERNISIKSFNPPLSAQIEWFKNHLNCTCRSPTLCAKKLRKALVSIGAFGGNDYFTAFSNRKSIEEAKTLVPFTVNAIVEGIKEIIKLGVKRIVISGVSPFGCLPSLLTSSPSSDPDAYDEFGCLRDYNKFASFHNNYLRDTISLVSRQYSDVVILYVDYYGAFLSVFRRAYYLGIDRESLLKACCGNGGKYNFDGKKTCGSNETSVCSDPSRFMNWDGVHLTQKAYRHISEILITDILSNIDCIW; encoded by the coding sequence ATGGCTTCTATAGCACTTGCTTTCTTATTTCTCTCAACAgccttctctctctctttcttttctaatGCCAAAGAAACTGCTCCTATTTGCCCATTTAATTCCATTTATCAATTGGGTGATTCACTCGCCGACACCGGAAACCGAATTCTTATCCCCGGAATTCCTCCAACTTTCCACGCCGGCCATCTTCCTTACGGTGAAACTTACTTTGGCAAACCCACCGGCCGATTTTCAGATGGCCTTTTAATGATTGATTACATTGCAATAGCTCTTAAACTTCCCCTCCTTAATCCTTACTTATCAAAAAACTCTTCATTTATTCACGGCGTCAATTTCGCCGTCGTCGGAAGTACGGCTCTTGACAAGTCATTCTTCGATGAAAGAAACATTAGCATTAAATCATTTAACCCTCCGTTAAGTGCACAAATTGAGTGGTTTAAAAATCACCTTAATTGTACTTGTAGAAGCCCAACGCTCTGTGCTAAGAAGCTACGAAAAGCACTCGTAAGTATTGGTGCTTTTGGTGGAAATGATTATTTCACTGCCTTTTCTAATAGAAAATCCATTGAAGAGGCTAAAACTTTAGTCCCATTTACTGTCAATGCCATTGTTGAAGGCATCAAAGAAATCATTAAATTAGGAGTGAAACGGATAGTTATCTCCGGTGTTTCTCCATTTGGTTGCTTACCGTCACTACTGACTTCATCTCCGAGCTCCGATCCCGATGCCTACGACGAATTTGGATGTTTGAGAGATTATAATAAGTTTGCATCATTTCACAATAACTATCTTCGAGATACAATATCTTTGGTAAGTCGTCAATATTCAGATGTTGTTATTCTATATGTAGATTATTATGGAGCTTTTTTGTCTGTTTTTCGAAGAGCGTATTATCTCGGAATAGATCGTGAATCGTTGCTGAAAGCGTGTTGTGGAAATGGAGGAAAATATAACTTTGATGGGAAGAAAACATGTGGATCAAATGAGACTTCAGTTTGTTCTGACCCTTCTCGATTTATGAATTGGGACGGCGTACatctaactcaaaaagcttatcgTCATATTTCGGAGATTCTCATTACTGATATCTTATCGAACATTGATTGTATTTGGTGA